gacTTTCGTCCCATTACGTTTCATtcgatttccaatttagtcttttttttttgtttaatcatttattttattatgatttagactctaaattttattttaacccCAACCTAatcctttatttatttaacttCAAGCTTATTTTATATGTATGATTGTTctgctattttatttatttgtttatttatttatcttcctttaatttttaagtggttattattttcattttatttgcattctatatttttatgcttttatttttaattatttatttcatattttttcttttcttccttccgttattattgttattattatcgtattatttattcatctatttttatattatatatccctcatatatatattaaagattttAATGCTTACTCTTTTAATGCTTACTCTCTAAATATTTGTTGTTCTTATTATCTTcatttaaatatttgttatttttattattctctCGCTACTAATATTTATTGATTTGTGTATCCATCTATTATTTGTTTCTTTTGTATATTTTCCGGATTTCCttttattattttccttttattttacttatttattattattatcatattattaaatcaattagctttgcattattattactatgactattactattatatttcttttatatttatttatctattcttTTTCTTTACATACAttaaggctccgtttgtttgccaagaaatgtttttcaaaaatgatttcggaaaatgatttatttttctagaaatgatttactttttggtgtttggatgaatcatgtaaaatattttcgtTGTTTGGCAAATTACCGAAAATATTTTCTCGaaaagctattttcacatatattgataaatttatattttaaattaattttacatatattacaatgatttatttataaataaataaatcaaattaaatatataataatactcaattattaagctaAAATATTAACtttcataaattgaaaacaaccaaagCAATAAAATTGAGCTAATATGTCAATTATACAATAGTAATGATCAGTAGTATGTGTTAATTCATATATTTCCACATCGAGCTAATAAGTCAATTATAAAAATACAATGATCAGCAGTATGGATTAATCCTTGTATGTCTTTTATTGAGTGGAAATATTGTAGGCCTTTATCAACCTATCCAGCATTTGCACAAGCAAAAAGAACCCAACAATAACAAAGTGCCTATAGCAATATCAACCAACACCAAAATATCCAATATCCAATATCAAAATAACAAAACAGTGGCTATACCAGCACAAACTCTGTACTAATACCAACCAAATCAAATATCCAATATCAAACTAACAAAATATCAAAGCTTTTCACTTGCTTCTAATTTGCAACTGATTCTTGTGTGCTTACAGGATCTCCACTAGTTTGGTGTTTCCTATTTGGTGATTTCAACTTCACTGAAGAGCTTGCAGTTGATGTCCGACCTGACTGTGTTGTATTTGATCTCAGTCTAGActgaaaattgtaaaattatagcgAGGTAAGTAGTTATAAATTAGCAGAAATTGAAATATTGCTAAACTAAAGTGAAACTCTTTAACTTGTAAGTTGTTCTTCTGTTAAAGAATGTTAAAGTGAAACTCACATATGAATAAACATCACAACCTATTATGTCTACTGGACCTAAAGTTTAGCTTGAGTCATGCAATCATGTATGCAAGTTCTGAAGTGCGAATTTCCTATATCCCCGGACAGCGGCCTCAAAAGTGTATAATATCTAAACTAAATTTCAATCATACTGACCTTATAATGATGGCAGCAGCACTAGACCTAACTCCTCTTCCAAATAATACCAAGTGGCATTCTTAAGTTTTAAATTAAGTGAATGAATTCAATCAGCTAAGGTAACAACATAAAATGGCTTCCATAAATATTAGGTAATCTAAGTCAAAGCTAGTAAATACCTTGACTTATATCAACAAATGGTCTCCGTTCTTTCACCCACTGGTAGCTTTGTGGAAGCCTCCAACCTTTAGATTTCATCAAGAAAGCTACTACAATAGCTGGTGACCTGTTAGAAAGAATATAATCATCCTCACTAATTATTTGTCCCATTTAAATAAGTGTAAACACACCTGAGCATTTTTGCCTCAATGCTAGTCGATCCCCCCAACCCAATTAACAGAACAAGGAGGTATTACACACATACAAAGCAGGTAATCTCCTATTTGCAAAAACACACCTGGGTGTAAGGCATCTTATAGAGAAAGACCAAAAATTGCTAAGACAAAACCAACAACCAAAGTGCAGCAACAGCAAAACCAAAAACTGCTAAGACAAAAACAACAACCAAACCATTTACCAGATCGAAGCTAAAACGAGGCATCAGCTTTGAACAATTGGTAAAACACAAGAAAAAAGAAAGGATATTTATGAAGTAGATTCAAACCATTCTATGCCAAGGGATTACTTATAAATCTGAAACCATTTTTAAAAGTAACAAGGCTCATTGACATTCAAAGAACCCTCTCAATGGCTATGCTTTCAAAGGGTTTCTTCCATTatgtttcttttttttcttttcttaccaTCAGGATTGACCTTCAGTGAACTCTCTCAATGTCTACAACGATGATGGATTTTATCGTCAAAATTATTTGATTTGCATTAAtgccttaatttttttttccttttcaaataATTCGATCTAGTTGATAGTATATCAATGTTGCAGCACACAATTTCGCAAGGAAGAAAACTAATTTACTGAGCATTGATATACTTGAGAATTGATCATAATTCGTAAATTAGGTAAATAATTTCCTATAATTTtcagaattttcatatttttttttgaTCAATCCACAATTTCTCTCAACGATTTCCTAAGTCTTTATATGTTTCTCCAAATTCATAATCTTTCTTACTTGATTATTGATTTTTCCTTAGGCGTTAATAAATCATGCACTATAATGCCTAATTGATAGGATGAAATAAACAATAATTAAGAacagaaatgaaaaagaaaaaagagtaaGCGTACCTTGAGAAAAATATGAGGATTGAACCAAACCTCATCAACAAAAGGGAGGAGAGAATCTAGGAATGAAGGCCTGAGATAAATCAGAGTGTTGGCGGTGAAAAGACCGGTGGTGACCGGCGGCTTCCACGGCAGCCGGTAATATTCGTTGACGGCATGAAGAGCCAACAACGGCAACATTCCATGAGACACCGCCCCTCTCCTCCATCTTCCGCTGTCCATCGGCTATGGTTTTTATCTGCAGTTTTCACTTTGTgaatcaacaaaaaaaaaaacattcatcAATGAAAGACTAAAAGAAAGAGAATCTTTCTTGCTATATATGCTTAGCATtgctttttagaaaaattttcccatgttttggaaaatgtcttatagaaaaaaaaaagtgtaagAAATTTTCCCCAAAAGAAGGCTTATTTTCTCGTGTCTTGGAAAAACTTTTACAATGGGAGTTTATTTTCCATCAAACAAATGgtggaaaatgatgaaaatattttccagaaAATCAAATACAAGCAAACAAACAGAgtcttattttactttattttaccatttatttatttatatcattttataattttaaaacttcaaattttattattatattattatttttcccaATCtttacatcatcatcatcatcatcatcatcatcattattattgttgttgttgttgttattatttttattattgttgttgttcgTTGATGATTATCGTTATTGTTTCCattattatgtttattattatCCATGCATATTAATATGTTAGTTTATTGATATCAATGTTATATATTGTATTGTATTATGTATGTTACGTCATTATTATGTTAAATTTGTCACATTACCATTATTCGTCAAGTATAATCCCATTCATGTTTCaaatgatttttctttaaaacaaaatCAATTAAACGCatatcatttttaaatatttcattttatCTAAATTCGtacaaaaaaaaacaatttgaaaATTTCCCAAAACAAAggtgatgtttgatgtttgaaaattcgagaaattgtaccctaacgtgttgggttttgATTTTCTGTTTGTCCAAATaatcaaacatccctttaaagaTTTCGCTCGTGTTTTCTAAACTTCAAACGAGGCAATATTTCATGTTTGGAAATTTCAAGAAATCGTGCCCTatatgctgggtttcgatttaccgTTTAACCAaacaaccgaatatcctttttaaaattaaagtgcatgagttttgaaaatccaAAGACGGGTTTACTCTCGAGGGCTTAaagtgttgtgtcctaacgtgttggatgtgacattttattactttgggacaagaaggtctttaacatctgCTTCGATTTATCTAAACATCTTtgcaaaattaacattaataaaaagagggatcgtattctaaattcttttcgagtttttaaatttcgacattaagacattaattaatcaattaggtaccaattttgggcgttacgagggtgctaatccttcctcgtatgtaaccgactcccgaaccctttttctcgaatttcgtagaccaaaatcatttttttaataaaataaaatattttattaaaacaatcaaaataTTAGGTGATCCattcacacctaaacaaaaaggattggtggcgactcccttttttttcgttttcattttcaaaaccgAAGTCGAcccgtttttaaaaaaaatagtttcgacacccATGCTTTACATTAATATTTTAGGgttaaattataaagtaaaatttttatgtatttttcatatatttagaaACTAGTATgagaatttttttcaatttaaaatttaagtctagTTGTTACTATAaagattattttgttaaatttattagtgtgatattttgaaataaaaaaaatcattttgataGTCCTGTgacaaaaatgatattataatgaACCTAAATTTAGCAAAGAATTTAGATGATTTAACAATTCTTAAAAATCACATTAGCATTttaattagattaaattattaAGACTAACTAATGATATTGTAAAAGTTAAGgtatcaaattatgtcaaaattaaagtatagagattaaatatcaaattttagtGTAGTATAGGATCgaattaaaattttaccattgTTATATAATCTGAAAAAAAAACATaggatcaaaattaaaatttaaatagtgtAGTGCATAGACCAAAATTAAAATTGACCGTTGTCATATAATCTTAAATTTGAGGGTAGTATAGGGACCAAAAGTAAAAGTTTACCATTCTTCTAAATaatgcaaaaataaaaaataaaaaatagggaAGGTGACCTATTATATATAAGTGAGGATAACATGGGGACCAAAATTGGAAATttactattatatatatgtaaGAAATATAACTTCTTTTTATATATAGGTATATAGAAGTGTAGATTTGAAAAGCGGAAACATGAGCGTTTGATAATTAGGATAGTGATGTTTATTGCCAAATTAAGAGCATTGGAATGGATGAATATTGCATCAAAGCTAATGGATGGTTGAATGGGTGATTGGCTCATCAATCTCAATTATCATGCTGCAAAATTTTAGGTCCAACTCACTGATCTTTCTTAACAACAAACATTAAAGTCGTCCATCATTGGTATGCTTCCTCTTTGAGCAAAGATACCGCACGTCTTAAACAATCCTTGAGAGTATACAATAACTCGTCAAGAACCCTCTGAGTGTTTTCTAGCCAATATTCAGTTTTTGTTGAGTCGTCATCTTTCTTGCATTTGAATCATTCTACCCACATTTATAGATTTTATTTATTAGAAGGCAGTTAACAGGTAATGCCTTAGGACCTTGGGACAAATGGGTGTCACAGGAGGCACAATCGAGGGAGGAGGGTGCATTTGAGGTTGTGAAGCTGAAGGGGTAGCTCccatatattgggtgaaccattggttcatcatttggaagaagacaCCTCTTGCTTCACTCCCAAGCCCTTGCGAAACGTGCAAACTTTAAGTGGCTCTCTATTCGAAAGTAGGAATATTACTTTCTACTTCATTTGATACAACTTGATTTGATTCAGCCAACATATTTTATCTATATTAGAAAACAGTCAATTTGGACCAAATTGCAAAGCTTCAAAAATTTAGAATCGACGCCGTGACGCCACCAAACAGTTTGTCATGTCGTGACCTCAGATCACTCGACGTCTTGATGTGACTTAATTGCTACGAGAAAAATTGCTCGTTGAGACGAGAACCCTGTATTTGATAAAAACAAGGCATTTTGATACCTATTTCAATTAGTCTAAACAATCATTAAATATACTCACCTACAAACATCCAAATTTCGCAACATTTAATACCAACAACTAACTTTTTCAATTGCCAATCTTAACTATGCTttagcaaattaaaattttgacatttcaTACATATGTATGCATATTATACCATATTAGTTTAAAGGCTTTAAACTTTAACCATTTCaactaatatatgtttaaaacGGTAATTaaccaaaataattaattaatcaagaAAATAattccaaaaaaaattaaatatgaaaattactTTGAAATTT
The Gossypium arboreum isolate Shixiya-1 chromosome 10, ASM2569848v2, whole genome shotgun sequence genome window above contains:
- the LOC108487633 gene encoding rhomboid-like protein 14, mitochondrial, giving the protein MDSGRWRRGAVSHGMLPLLALHAVNEYYRLPWKPPVTTGLFTANTLIYLRPSFLDSLLPFVDEVWFNPHIFLKFLVLLLLHFGCWFCLSNFWSFSIRCLTPRSPAIVVAFLMKSKGWRLPQSYQWVKERRPFVDISQV